One part of the Paenibacillus silvisoli genome encodes these proteins:
- a CDS encoding helix-turn-helix domain-containing protein, which translates to MEQAQPVSDAYHRTRLEQTIVIDQIITMFYFEFGKNYEFTGERHNFWEFLYVDRGEIEVMADDTRHVLKQGMMIFHKPNEYHRFYAVGGKAPNLIVMTFECGSEAIGHFRDLVLALDDEERNMLAGIVKEGMNAFEFPFQHPLKRREDASVGSEQLIKCYLEAFLLRLLRRQTMQSKAVQLSSAAKERTNDELAHHIAKYLDDRLDEAVSLDDISRTFMIGKTKLKELFKRTTGYSVMAYAANARVEKAKLMIRENTDNMTEIAEKLGFSSIHSFSKAFKKHAGMTPTEYARTVKARLS; encoded by the coding sequence ATGGAACAAGCGCAACCGGTTTCGGACGCCTATCATCGGACGCGTCTGGAGCAAACGATCGTGATCGACCAGATCATCACGATGTTCTATTTCGAATTCGGCAAAAATTACGAGTTTACGGGGGAACGCCATAATTTCTGGGAGTTTCTGTACGTCGACCGCGGCGAGATCGAGGTCATGGCGGATGATACGCGTCATGTGCTGAAGCAGGGCATGATGATTTTTCATAAGCCGAACGAATACCACCGCTTCTATGCGGTAGGCGGCAAAGCGCCGAATTTAATCGTCATGACGTTTGAATGCGGCTCGGAAGCGATCGGGCATTTTCGCGATTTGGTGCTCGCCCTGGACGACGAGGAACGCAATATGCTGGCCGGCATCGTAAAGGAAGGCATGAACGCGTTCGAATTCCCGTTTCAGCATCCGCTCAAGCGCCGCGAGGATGCCAGCGTCGGCAGCGAGCAGCTGATCAAATGTTATTTGGAAGCTTTCCTGCTGCGCCTTCTTCGAAGACAAACGATGCAATCCAAAGCGGTACAGCTTTCCTCCGCCGCCAAGGAACGGACGAACGACGAGCTGGCCCATCATATCGCGAAATATTTGGACGATCGCTTAGACGAAGCGGTTTCGTTGGACGACATTAGCCGAACGTTCATGATCGGGAAAACGAAGCTGAAAGAACTATTCAAGCGAACGACCGGTTATTCGGTCATGGCCTACGCCGCTAACGCGAGAGTGGAGAAGGCCAAGCTGATGATCCGCGAGAATACGGACAATATGACGGAAATCGCGGAGAAGCTCGGCTTCAGCAGCATCCATTCTTTTTCGAAAGCGTTCAAGAAGCATGCGGGTATGACCCCGACGGAGTATGCGAGAACGGTGAAAGCAAGGCTCTCTTAA
- a CDS encoding Gfo/Idh/MocA family protein: MKIGIIGFGGRIQGVAKDTLRQDPACRIAAIVDPRHEAIKADSERLGLRDDVRFYGSAEEMLDREQLDGVMIGTRCSGHTEQALKVLPTGLPLFLEKPVSTNMPDLMRLKASWEANPSPTVVSFPLRVTSIVQLVKEIIDSGKIGTVEHVQAINNVPYGGVYFQNWYRDENETGGLFLQKATHDFDYINYVLGMKPVSVCAMISKQIFKGDKPAGLKCVDCDSKRTCPDSILNTKVSSWEYCAYAEDTGNEDSGSALIRYESGMHASYSQNFFVRNDAGARGARFMGYKGTVEFDFNTGIVKVYMHHTPRVETYELKGGDGHFGGDDTLAASFVELMKGSKSSVCSLEDGLNSALLCLKAKESALTGQFQAVEFDNQYVLAPK, encoded by the coding sequence ATGAAGATAGGCATTATCGGGTTCGGCGGGCGCATTCAGGGCGTCGCGAAAGATACGTTAAGACAGGATCCGGCTTGCCGGATTGCCGCGATCGTCGATCCTCGCCATGAAGCGATCAAAGCGGACAGCGAGCGACTGGGGCTTCGCGACGACGTACGTTTCTACGGCAGCGCGGAAGAAATGCTGGATCGGGAGCAATTGGACGGCGTTATGATCGGCACCCGCTGTTCCGGCCATACGGAGCAGGCTCTTAAAGTGCTGCCGACCGGCCTGCCGCTGTTTTTGGAGAAACCCGTATCCACCAACATGCCCGATTTAATGAGGCTCAAGGCCAGCTGGGAAGCCAATCCGAGTCCGACCGTCGTCTCATTCCCGTTGCGGGTCACCTCGATCGTGCAACTGGTCAAGGAGATTATCGATTCCGGCAAAATCGGGACGGTCGAGCATGTGCAAGCCATCAACAACGTGCCGTACGGCGGCGTTTATTTTCAAAATTGGTACCGCGACGAGAACGAGACGGGCGGCCTCTTCCTCCAGAAGGCGACGCATGACTTCGATTACATCAACTACGTGCTCGGCATGAAGCCGGTCAGCGTCTGCGCGATGATTTCGAAGCAGATTTTCAAAGGGGACAAACCGGCCGGCCTGAAATGCGTCGATTGCGACAGCAAACGGACGTGCCCGGACAGCATCCTGAATACGAAAGTCTCTTCCTGGGAGTATTGCGCCTACGCCGAAGACACGGGCAACGAAGATTCCGGCAGCGCATTAATCCGCTACGAAAGCGGCATGCACGCCTCCTACTCGCAAAACTTCTTCGTGCGCAACGACGCCGGAGCTCGGGGCGCCCGCTTCATGGGCTACAAGGGAACCGTTGAATTCGACTTCAACACGGGCATTGTCAAAGTCTACATGCACCACACGCCGCGCGTGGAAACGTACGAGCTGAAAGGCGGCGATGGCCATTTCGGCGGCGACGACACGTTGGCCGCCAGCTTCGTAGAGCTGATGAAGGGCTCGAAGAGTTCCGTATGCTCGCTCGAGGACGGCCTCAACAGCGCGCTGCTATGCCTGAAGGCCAAGGAATCGGCGTTGACCGGGCAGTTCCAGGCGGTTGAGTTCGATAACCAGTACGTTCTCGCGCCGAAATAA